One window of the Triticum dicoccoides isolate Atlit2015 ecotype Zavitan chromosome 3B, WEW_v2.0, whole genome shotgun sequence genome contains the following:
- the LOC119275181 gene encoding acyl transferase 7-like — MPNISPAHVAPINTTRFRLPCQVKATSSEPARQPIELNTTRFRSGHLPPILPLASSDPHCSIPASDPPMAAAKSVKRLAQRLVTPAEPTPAGPLRLSWLDRYPTQMALIESLHVFKPAPGRDGGDAGPASTIERALAQALVQYYPLAGRLGFTEEGGLLQVDCGGDGSGVWFTEAAAGCALEDVEYLEHPMMIAKDELLPPTPAQEQDARKLVLLVQVTTFACGGFVVGFRFSHAVADGPGAAQFMAAVGDIARGRAVEGLTVEPQWGREAIPDPAGAVIGSLPSPAGAKRLEYLAMDISADYINHFKSQYNSSHTGSWCSAFEVLVAKAWQSRTRAAGFEPDSTVHLCFAMNARPLLHASLPRAGAGFYGNCYYIMRVSTPAGKVSGSTIPEVVKIIKDGKRRMPSEFGRWATGEAGADGGADPYQITSDYRTLLVSDWTRLGFAEVDYGWGPPAHVVPLTNLDYIATCILVKPWAHKPGARLITQCVTPDRIAAFHEGMLDMN, encoded by the coding sequence ATGCCAAACATTTCCCCCGCGCACGTCGCTCCTATAAATACGACGCGGTTCCGCCTCCCCTGCCAAGTCAAAGCAACCAGCAGCGAGCCAGCCAGGCAACCGATTGAGTTGAATACGACGCGCTTCCGCTCCGGCCACCTACCACCAATCCTCCCTCTCGCCAGCTCCGATCCCCATTGCAGCATTCCTGCCTCCGACCCACCCATGGCGGCCGCCAAGTCCGTCAAGCGGCTGGCGCAGCGGCTGGTCACCCCCGCCGAGCCCACGCCGGCCGGCCCGCTCCGCCTCTCCTGGCTCGACCGCTACCCCACCCAGATGGCGCTCATCGAGTCGCTGCACGTCTTCAAGCCGGCTCCTGGCCGGGACGGCGGCGATGCCGGCCCGGCGAGCACCATCGAGCGGGCCCTGGCGCAGGCCCTCGTCCAGTATTACCCACTCGCCGGCCGCCTCGGGTTCACAGAGGAAGGTGGGCTGCTGCAGGTCgactgcggcggcgacggcagcggcgtCTGGTTCACCGAGGCCGCCGCCGGCTGCGCGCTCGAGGACGTCGAGTACCTGGAGCACCCCATGATGATCGCCAAGGACGAGTTGCTCCCGCCCACGCCGGCACAGGAGCAGGACGCGCGGAAGCTCGTCCTGCTCGTCCAGGTCACCACCTTCGCCTGCGGCGGCTTCGTCGTCGGCTTCCGCTTCAGCCACGCCGTCGCCGACGGCCCCGGCGCCGCGCAGTTCATGGCCGCCGTTGGCGACATCGCCCGCGGCCGCGCCGTGGAAGGGTTGACGGTGGAGCCGCAGTGGGGCCGCGAGGCCATCCCCGACCCGGCCGGCGCCGTCATCGGCAGCCTGCCCAGCCCCGCGGGCGCCAAGCGCCTCGAGTACCTCGCCATGGACATCTCCGCAGACTACATCAACCACTTCAAGTCCCAGTACAACTCGTCGCACACCGGCTCCTGGTGCTCGGCGTTCGAGGTGCTGGTGGCCAAGGCGTGGCAGAGCCGCACCCGCGCGGCGGggttcgagccggactccaccGTCCACCTCTGCTTCGCCATGAACGCCCGGCCCCTCCTGCACGCCTCGCTCCCGCGCGCCGGGGCCGGGTTCTACGGCAACTGCTACTACATCATGCGCGTGTCGACACCCGCGGGCAAGGTGTCCGGCTCCACGATCCCCGAAGTGGTGAAGATCATCAAGGACGGGAAGAGGCGGATGCCGTCGGAGTTCGGGCGGTGGGCGACCGGGGaggccggcgccgacggcggcgcggaCCCGTACCAGATCACGTCGGACTACCGGACGCTGCTGGTGTCAGACTGGACGCGGCTCGGGTTCGCCGAGGTGGACTACGGCTGGGGACCTCCGGCGCACGTCGTGCCCCTGACGAACCTGGACTACATCGCGACGTGCATCTTGGTGAAACCGTGGGCGCACAAGCCAGGGGCGCGGCTCATCACTCAGTGCGTGACGCCCGACCGCATCGCCGCCTTCCACGAAGGGATGCTCGACATGAACTGA